In Onychomys torridus chromosome 15, mOncTor1.1, whole genome shotgun sequence, the following proteins share a genomic window:
- the Rpl37 gene encoding 60S ribosomal protein L37 has product MTKGTSSFGKRRNKTHTLCRRCGSKAYHLQKSTCGKCGYPAKRKRKYNWSAKAKRRNTTGTGRMRHLKIVYRRFRHGFREGTTPKPKRAAVAASSSS; this is encoded by the exons ATG ACGAAAGGAACGTCATCCTTTGGAAAGCGTCGCAATAAGACGCACACGCTGTGCCGCCGCTGTGGCTCTAAGGCCTACCACCTTCAGAAGTCGACCTGTGGCAAGTGTGGCTACCCGGCCAAGCGCAAGAGAAAGT ATAACTGGAGTGCCAAGGCTAAGAGACGAAACACTACCGGGACTGGGCGGATGAGGCACCTGAAAATTGTCTATCGAAGATTCAG ACATGGATTCCGTGAAGGGACAACACCCAAACCCAAGAGGGCAGCTGTTGCAGCATCCAGTTCATCTTGA
- the LOC118596089 gene encoding translation machinery-associated protein 7-like translates to MLGQEGGKKKPLKQPKKQAKEMDEKDKAFKQKQKDDQKKLKELKAKASGKGPLATGGIKKSGKK, encoded by the coding sequence ATGTTGGGCCAAGAAGGAGGCAAAAAGAAACCCCTGAAACAGCCCAAGAAGCAGGCCAAGGAGATGGATGAGAAAGATAAGGCTTtcaagcagaaacagaaagatgacCAGAAGAAACTTAAGGAGCTAAAAGCCAAGGCCTCGGGGAAGGGACCCCTGGCCACGGGTGGAATTAAGAAATCTGGCAAAAAGTAA